From the Limanda limanda chromosome 2, fLimLim1.1, whole genome shotgun sequence genome, one window contains:
- the LOC133022753 gene encoding alpha-1,3-mannosyl-glycoprotein 4-beta-N-acetylglucosaminyltransferase C-like: protein MSSINRKKGRYLIPTLQSLFGQSSSEERSDMVVIVLLADFDVSWRVATVREIKTAFASELEQGQLVIIHVPEDYYPPLTGLKRNYNDAPQRVSYRSKQNLDYSFLIHYSASLAKYYIQLEDDVSSAKNFLTTIRKHVGEQEAKKTTWTMLEFSALGYIGKLYKSAHLPLLARFLFLFYQEMPCDWLMSHFRVLLTQKETIIFKPSLFQHMGTFSSFEGTYNKLKDKDFEEGLYANPAAEVYSDMSTYEKHIPKNAWEAGEEFFWGIAPEKGNYLTVVLTIPAVVTDIFVETGSEGKDLLESAQVELGHDVTIENSEKSCKAFQSVGTVVNGRFEMHEVNKKYNSALSCLRIQVTAGQRDWVIIKKIRITTGLSTHP, encoded by the exons ATGTCATCGATAAATAGGAAGAAGGGCCGCTATCTAATTCCCACCTTGCAGTCCCTCTTCGGACAGTCGTCTTCTGAAGAGCGCTCAGACATGGTGGTGATAGTGCTGCTAGCAGATTTTGATGTCAGCTGGAGAGTTGCCACAGTGAGGGAGATCAAAACTGCATTTGCCTCAGAGTTGGAGCAAGGCCAGCTGGTAATCATCCATGTTCCTGAGGACTACTACCCTCCCCTTACAG GTTTAAAGAGGAACTACAATGATGCTCCGCAGAGGGTATCGTACCGCTCCAAGCAGAACTTGGATTACTCCTTCCTCATCCACTACAGTGCCAGTCTTGCCAAGTACTATATCCAGCTGGAGGATGACGTCTCATCTGCCAAAAACTTCCTCACCACCATCAGGAAGCATGTTGGGGAGCAAGAGGCAAAGAAGACCACTTGGACAATGCTGGAATTCTCAGCCCTTGGCTACATCGGGAAGCTCTACAAATCCGCCCATCTTCCTCTCTTGGCccgcttcctcttcctcttctaccAGGAAATGCCTTGCGACTGGTTGATGTCTCACTTTCGAGTGCTGCTGACTCAGAAGGAGACGATCATTTTTAAACCATCGCTGTTCCAGCACATGGGCACTTTCTCCTCGTTCGAAGGGACATACAACAAGCTTAAGGACAAGGACTTTGAAGAAGGGCTCTACGCCAATCCTGCAGCTGAAGTTTACTCTGATATGTCCACCTACGAGAAACATATCCCCAAAAATGCCTGGGAAGCAGGGGAGGAATTCTTCTGGGGGATTGCCCCAGAAAAGGGAAATTACCTGACTGTGGTGTTAACAATTCCTGCAGTGGTGACAGATATATTTGTAGAAACTGGGTCAGAGGGTAAAGACCTCCTGGAGTCAGCTCAGGTGGAGTTGGGCCATGACGTTACAATCGAGAACTCTGAGAAGAGTTGTAAGGCGTTCCAGTCAGTCGGGACAGTAGTGAACGGGAGGTTTGAGATGCATGAGGTAAACAAAAAGTATAACTCTGCTTTATCCTGTCTGAGGATACAAGTCACAGCAGGACAGAGGGACTGGGTGATCATCAAGAAAATCCGGATCACAACAGGGCTGAGTACACATCCATGA